Proteins encoded in a region of the Podospora pseudopauciseta strain CBS 411.78 chromosome 6, whole genome shotgun sequence genome:
- a CDS encoding hypothetical protein (COG:S; EggNog:ENOG503P75A), translating to MSALFNLQSLLLVILLLICTCAHVHQIFPAILDRNKTGLMGVFWKSARIGERLSPYMSLWCLFMAGSIFLSS from the exons ATG TCCGCCCTTTTCAACCTCCAGTCACTCCTCCTTGTAATCCTCCTCCTAATCTG CACATGCGCCCACGTCCACCAAATCTTCCCCGCCATCCTCGACAGAAACAAGACCGGCCTTATGGGTGTCTTTTGGAAGTCAGCCAGGATCGGTGAGAGACTGAGCCCGTACATGAGTTTGTGGTGTCTCTTCATGGCT GgctccatcttcctcagcTCTTAA
- a CDS encoding hypothetical protein (EggNog:ENOG503Q3AM; COG:E; COG:G), which yields MSRYLNVPSKQSEQRDDDGVIDNLPMEVVATGKVRTSSPYLTTNIQGLRSRSVSPNPQRGALSSSPSRRAPAPASPRSPTLSREKQKQSAFSRSCHAFWKKNKGPILVVFAQLFGALMNVSARLLELEGDGMHPLQILFVRMSVTSILSCIYMYWKNIPDFPMGPRNIRSLLLLRGFSGFFGIYGMWYSMMYLPLAEATVITFLAPCVAGYICHLLLKDPFTRKEQIASFIALGGVVLIAKPTSLFSSSTDSPPPSSGEGSHHPPGDNATPTQRLFAILVALLGVLGAAGAYSTIRWIGKRTHPLITVNYFSVFSTIVSTTALLVCPLLDIGQPAIRFGFPSSGHQWFLLGILGICGFGLQFLLTAGLAGEKSNRATAMVYTHMLFAAGFDRWVFGHTMGLWSVMGCALILGGAMWAALGKKKVEGAGSKEQDVEGGGANSREERVPMLNGEDTSSGDEEGSVEMDRLRSR from the exons ATGTCCCGTTATCTAAACGTACCTAGCAAACAGTCTGAGCAGAGGGATGATGACGGTGTCATTGACAACCTTCccatggaggtggtggccacTGGCAAGGTTAGGACTTCATCGCCATACTTGACAACAAACATACAAGGTCTTCGATCACGGTCTGTCAGTCCAAACCCGCAACGAGGAGCCTTATCGTCCTCACCTTCACGCCgtgctccagctccagcctcGCCAAGGTCCCCTACCCTTTCTCGAGAGAAGCAAAAGCAAAGTGCCTTCTCGAGGTCATGTCATGCATTCTGGAAGAAGAATAAGGGACCGATATTGGTGGTCTTTGCACAGTTGTTTGGTGCTCTCATGAACGTTTCGGCAAGGCTACTCGAGTTAGAAGGAGATGGAATGCACCCTCTCCAGATTCTCTTTGTGCGGATGAGCGTCACCTCGATACTCTCTTGCATATACATGTACTGGAAGAACATCCCCGATTTTCCCATGGGTCCCAGGAATATCAGATCTCTGTTGCTTCTTAGAGGGTTCAGCGGATTC TTTGGTATCTATGGCATGTGGTATTCCATGATGTACCTTCCCCTGGCCGAGGCAACAGTCATCACCTTCCTCGCCCCCTGTGTAGCAGGCTACATATGCCACCTGCTGCTCAAGGACCCGTTCACTCGCAAAGAACAGATCGCCTCGTTCATAGCCCTCGGAGGAGTTGTCCTCATCGCTAAACCCACTTCACTCTTCTCGTCTTCCACTGATTCACCTCCGCCATCGTCAGGGGAAGGTTCTCACCATCCACCTGGAGACAATGCAACACCTACCCAACGTCTTTTCGCCATCTTGGTTGCCTTACTCGGCGTCCTTGGAGCAGCGGGGGCATACAGTACCATCCGCTGGATAGGCAAACGGACACACCCGCTAATCACGGTCAACTATTTCTCTGTTTTTAGCACCATCGTCAGCACCACTGCTTTACTTGTCTGCCCACTGCTGGATATCGGACAGCCAGCCATCAGATTTGGGTTTCCGTCGTCAGGTCATCAGTGGTTTCTGTTGGGAATCTTGGGTATATGCGGCTTCGGTTTGCAGTTTCTGTTGACGGCAGGGCTCGCAGGAGAAAAGAGCAACAGGGCGACGGCAATGGTATACACTCACATGCTGTTTGCTGCTGGGTTTGACAGGTGGGTGTTTGGACATACAATGGGGCTGTGGAGTGTGATGGGGTGTgccttgatcttgggagGGGCAATGTGGGCGGCTctgggcaagaagaaggtggaagGGGCGGGGTCCAAGGAGCAGGATGTGGAAGGAGGCGGTGCCAATAGTAGAGAAGAAAGGGTGCCGATGTTGAATGGAGAGGACACAAGCTCtggggacgaggagggatCTGTGGAAATGGATAGGTTGAGAAGTAGATGA
- a CDS encoding hypothetical protein (COG:K; EggNog:ENOG503P6HQ): MEPRARAGKNVGKMNFGHNELAQLLYSHGDARLPLNETVRLLDEVLTDFIQGVSFEATRAAHHAGRQKVKFEDFEFAMRRNPRFMGKIQEVFEKKKEIEAARKNFNIEDQWMKDAEREEKEKADREKEKAGGEGGEKAKGKRGRPRKDRGASAGSGSQSQSQSVQLEGSGSQSQSQQVDRMDIGEEDLEDGLDDDLEGDADVVSAIRRR, from the coding sequence atgGAACCCCGCGCCCGCGCCGGCAAAAATGTCGGCAAGATGAACTTTGGCCACAACGAGCTCGCCCAGCTCCTCTACTCCCACGGCGACGcccgcctccccctcaacgAGACGGTCCGCCTCCTCGACGAGGTCCTCACCGACTTCATCCAGGGCGTCTCTTTCGAGGCCACCCGCGCCGCCCACCACGCTGGCCGCCAAAAGGTCAAGTTTGAAGACTTTGAGTTCGCCATGCGCCGCAACCCGAGGTTCATGGGCAAGATCCaggaggtgtttgagaagaagaaggagattgaggcCGCGAGGAAGAATTTCAATATCGAAGATCAGTGGATGAAGGATgccgagagggaggagaaggagaaggccgatcgggagaaggagaaggctggtggggaagggggggagaaggccaaggggaagaggggacGGCCGCGGAAGGATAGGGGGGCAAGTGCGGGGAGTGGGAGCCAGAGTCAGAGTCAGAGTGTCCAGCTGGAGGGGTCGGGGTCGCAGTCGCAGAGTCAGCAGGTGGATAGGATGGAtattggggaggaggacttggaggatgggttggatgatgattTGGAGGGGGATGCTGATGTTGTTAGCGCCATCAGGCGGAGATAG
- the POA1 gene encoding ADP-ribose 1''-phosphate phosphatase (EggNog:ENOG503P53T; COG:J) has product MASKRRIGPIVGASSKSVNHRITDFYGPPARLKRQKTQDYILDSATEPQSTTMASSLAESSWEDKPSLADLNLFSQEEQNWEHYTRTRASCTATVHSLPGKTRSEPKTRKLVLTYEQGDLFDAPPNSVLIHACNTIGKWGGGIALAFKKSYPAAFEIYRKHCQEFTPDELVGTALLITPQSDRYWHVRGDEVEVGSVEGDDEAKDAPEVKDEDRAEVDENEVGNAGVQGTDGKTSNASKEPPEEETTNWIQVPKRSIHPQEQRFNWARQNDDDGSKGESNPQRRSPHEKDIHYVACLFTSKNVGAKRDPPDEILKHTESAMLNFLSKLNDVKFNQEDCPFIPQVRMCKINSGLFGVPWERTSGLLDGMPLSRFQTWGRGDFKIVVASKDGDGVVNEENGEKKMSKGEEWRE; this is encoded by the exons ATGGCCTCCAAGAGACGCATTGGTCCCATTGTTGGTGCCTCCTCTAAATCAGTGAACCATCGCATCACCGATTTTTATGGTCCACCAGCCCGATTGAAGCGGCAAAAGACCCAAGATTATATCCTGGACTCTGCCACTGAGCCCCAGTCGACCACAATGGCATCATCCCTGGCCGAATCATCCTGGGAGGACAAGCCCTCATTGGCAGACCTCAACTTATTCTCCCAAGAGGAACAAAACTGGGAA CACTACACCCGAACCAGGGCATCATGTACCGCGACAGTTCACTCACTTCCTGGAAAAACTCGCTCTGAACCAAAGACTAGAAAACTTGTCCTCACCTACGAGCAGGGTGATTTGTTTGATGCCCCGCCCAACAGTGTCCTCATTCACGCCTGTAATACGATTGGCAAGTGGGGAGGCGGTATTGCTCTCGCTTTCAAGAAGTCTTACCCAGCTGCCTTTGAGATTTACAGGAAGCATTGTCAAGAGTTTACCCCGGATGAGCTCGTCGGGACGGCTCTTCTCATTACCCCTCAGTCCGACAGATATTGGCATGTCCGGGGTGATGAGGTCGAAGTTGGTAGTGTGGAGGGTGACGACGAAGCCAAAGATGCCCCTGAGGTCAAAGACGAAGATAGAGCTGAAGTTGACGAGAATGAGGTTGGCAACGCTGGGGTACAAGGCACCGATGGCAAAACAAGCAACGCCAGCAAAGAAcccccagaagaagaaaccaCCAACTGGATCCAAGTCCCAAAACGCTCCATACACCCCCAAGAACAGAGATTCAACTGGGCCAGGCAGAACGACGACGATGGTTCCAAAGGTGAATCCAACCCCCAGCGCCGGTCCCCCCACGAAAAAGACATCCACTACGTCGCCTGTCTCTTCACCAGCAAGAACGTCGGCGCCAAGCGGGACCCCCCGGATGAGATCCTCAAGCACACCGAGTCAGCCATGCTCAATTTCTTGTCCAAGCTCAACGACGTCAAGTTCAACCAGGAGGACTGCCCTTTTATTCCCCAAGTGAGGATGTGCAAGATCAACTCGGGGCTTTTTGGCGTTCCGTGGGAGCGGACGAGTGGGTTGCTGGATGGGATGCCGCTGAGCAGGTTCCAGacgtgggggaggggggatttTAAGATTGTGGTGGCTTCCAAAGACGGCGATGGTGTGGTGAACGAGGAGAacggggagaagaagatgtcCAAGGGGGAGGAATGGAGGGAATAG